The Armatimonadota bacterium genome includes a window with the following:
- a CDS encoding alpha-mannosidase has translation MSFAERMDAVWQKVGALRSGSEELMERIRAEFDLAQEFVESSEERRQYAGIVENALTGFESALTAGASLQEAVAQAEQALEPIGQELRKFTIHLCGHAHIDMNWLWPWQETVSTTRDTFSTVDRLMQSFPDLKFSQDQASTYVAMQEYCPEVFEMIRRRVAEGRWEVTASTWVEGEKNLASGEALCRQMLYTRRYFKEHFGLPYEAVKIDWEPDMFGHSRMLPAILNRGGVRWYYFCRGGKEPKLFWWQAPDGSRVLAYQDNENWYNGFIGPHITKMMLRLERETGGLKDHLYLFGLGDHGGGPTRRDLHRYVRMSRWPIYPTLKLSRVQDFFAAVEGAGLDLPVIEDELNFVFEGCYTSQSSVKRGNRVSENELVRAEAAAVIARALAGMAYPLDDLNTAWRKTMLCQFHDILPGSGVHATYEYSSALYQEVAAVTESVITRALRQVAAKADTASVVGLPPEPDGEGSEFGDGLGAGAGDASLPGGVTGYNAGAAGSQPFIVFNPLPWDRSELVVAKIWNTGWAHDRILVRDSEGHTVPGQVVGTGNFWGHDFISVAFPAKDVPATGYRIYGVERSAAPVKSEGAKVIAASDKMHTPVTQLPVVTLENRYLRVEVESSAAAVVSIVDKATGVEFVPPGERLGLLEYVQEAPNPMAAWVIGQLTRIEPLADSWVLEVKQRGPHRAAVVCRRKHRSSTFAVEIGLAEDSRQVEFTLDVNWLEMGSHETGIPQLRVSFPVNVSNPRARYEVPFGSIERPVGPQEVPALKWADISGENGGQQAGITLLNADKYGHRADGNVLRLTLLRSSYMPDPLPEMGQHIIRWAVQPHLGDCSISDATRAGWAYNAPFSVASTDAHTGEEPAAQGFIRCETDNVMLASVKKAEDSDALILRLYEMEGRAVRAAVRLSRVVPENAPAVETDILEQPLEKSTASYAGGLLEVDVPAYGVVTVKVG, from the coding sequence ATGAGTTTCGCCGAACGAATGGATGCCGTCTGGCAGAAGGTGGGGGCGCTCCGGTCCGGCTCCGAGGAGCTGATGGAGCGCATCCGTGCGGAGTTCGATCTTGCTCAGGAGTTTGTGGAATCCTCTGAGGAGCGGCGGCAGTATGCGGGCATCGTGGAGAATGCTCTCACCGGGTTCGAGTCCGCACTGACCGCCGGCGCAAGCCTGCAGGAAGCGGTCGCTCAGGCAGAACAAGCCCTGGAGCCGATCGGGCAGGAGCTGCGCAAGTTCACCATCCACCTATGCGGGCACGCACACATTGATATGAACTGGTTGTGGCCGTGGCAGGAGACCGTCAGCACCACGCGCGACACCTTCTCCACGGTGGACCGATTGATGCAGTCGTTCCCGGACCTGAAGTTCTCGCAGGACCAGGCCTCCACTTACGTGGCCATGCAGGAGTATTGTCCGGAAGTTTTCGAAATGATCCGCAGGCGCGTGGCGGAAGGCCGCTGGGAGGTCACGGCGAGCACCTGGGTGGAAGGCGAGAAAAACCTGGCATCGGGCGAAGCCCTTTGCCGGCAGATGCTGTATACGCGGCGCTATTTCAAGGAGCATTTCGGGCTGCCCTACGAGGCTGTCAAGATAGACTGGGAGCCGGACATGTTTGGGCACAGCCGGATGCTGCCCGCCATCCTGAATCGGGGAGGAGTGCGTTGGTACTACTTCTGCCGCGGCGGCAAGGAGCCCAAGCTCTTCTGGTGGCAGGCGCCGGACGGCTCTCGTGTGCTGGCCTACCAGGATAACGAAAACTGGTATAACGGTTTCATTGGCCCGCACATTACCAAGATGATGCTTCGCCTGGAGCGAGAGACGGGTGGGCTGAAGGATCACCTCTATCTGTTTGGGTTGGGTGATCACGGTGGAGGACCCACTCGCCGGGACTTGCACCGGTATGTGCGCATGAGCCGGTGGCCCATCTATCCCACTCTGAAGCTCAGCCGGGTGCAGGACTTCTTCGCGGCTGTGGAGGGGGCCGGACTGGACCTGCCGGTCATCGAGGACGAACTGAACTTCGTGTTCGAAGGTTGCTACACCTCGCAGTCCAGCGTGAAGCGGGGCAACCGGGTCAGCGAGAACGAGCTGGTCCGGGCTGAAGCGGCGGCGGTCATCGCACGTGCACTCGCCGGGATGGCCTACCCTCTGGACGACCTTAACACGGCCTGGCGGAAGACCATGCTCTGCCAATTCCACGACATCCTGCCGGGTTCGGGCGTCCACGCCACGTACGAATACTCGTCGGCCCTGTATCAGGAGGTTGCTGCTGTCACGGAGTCAGTGATCACGCGGGCTCTCCGGCAGGTTGCCGCCAAAGCGGATACGGCCTCCGTGGTGGGCCTGCCTCCGGAGCCCGACGGCGAAGGCTCGGAGTTCGGCGACGGACTGGGCGCGGGTGCCGGAGATGCCAGCCTTCCGGGAGGAGTCACGGGCTACAACGCCGGGGCCGCCGGTTCCCAGCCGTTCATCGTTTTCAACCCGCTGCCGTGGGACCGCAGCGAACTGGTGGTTGCCAAGATCTGGAACACCGGTTGGGCGCACGACCGCATCCTGGTGCGCGACAGTGAGGGCCACACAGTGCCCGGCCAGGTGGTTGGGACGGGTAACTTCTGGGGGCACGATTTCATCTCGGTCGCGTTTCCGGCGAAGGACGTTCCGGCAACGGGCTATCGTATCTACGGGGTGGAGCGCTCAGCTGCTCCCGTGAAGTCTGAGGGAGCGAAAGTCATTGCGGCTTCCGACAAGATGCACACCCCCGTGACCCAGTTACCCGTTGTCACCCTTGAGAACAGATATCTGCGGGTAGAGGTCGAAAGCTCGGCCGCCGCCGTGGTCAGCATTGTGGACAAGGCCACAGGGGTGGAGTTCGTTCCGCCCGGAGAGCGGCTTGGTCTGCTGGAATATGTGCAGGAGGCACCGAACCCAATGGCCGCGTGGGTCATCGGGCAGCTGACCAGGATCGAGCCTCTTGCGGATAGCTGGGTGCTGGAGGTGAAGCAGCGCGGGCCGCATCGCGCCGCCGTGGTCTGCAGACGAAAGCACCGCTCGTCCACGTTCGCGGTGGAGATTGGGCTGGCGGAGGATAGCAGGCAGGTGGAGTTCACCCTGGATGTCAACTGGCTGGAGATGGGCTCGCACGAGACCGGGATTCCGCAGCTCCGGGTATCGTTCCCGGTGAACGTGTCCAATCCTAGGGCGCGCTACGAGGTGCCTTTCGGCAGCATCGAGCGTCCGGTTGGACCGCAGGAAGTTCCCGCGCTGAAGTGGGCGGACATCTCGGGCGAGAACGGCGGGCAGCAGGCCGGAATCACGCTTCTGAACGCGGACAAGTACGGTCACCGGGCGGATGGCAATGTGCTCCGGCTCACTCTCCTGCGGTCCAGCTATATGCCGGACCCGCTTCCCGAAATGGGCCAGCACATCATCCGCTGGGCGGTGCAGCCTCATCTTGGCGATTGTAGCATCAGCGACGCCACCCGTGCGGGTTGGGCTTACAACGCGCCATTCAGCGTGGCCAGCACCGACGCCCACACCGGCGAGGAGCCTGCTGCTCAGGGGTTCATCCGGTGTGAGACGGACAATGTGATGCTCGCATCCGTCAAGAAGGCTGAGGACTCGGACGCGCTGATCCTTCGCCTCTATGAGATGGAGGGGCGCGCTGTCCGGGCCGCCGTTCGACTCTCCAGGGTGGTGCCAGAGAACGCACCGGCCGTCGAGACGGACATCCTAGAGCAGCCGCTTGAGAAGTCCACGGCCAGCTATGCAGGCGGCCTGTTGGAGGTGGATGTGCCCGCTTACGGTGTGGTCACTGTCAAAGTGGGCTAG
- a CDS encoding hydrolase gives MRGKSLDFLKQLVETPSPSGFEQAAQRLFRQYVAPFADAVETDVLGNAIAARNPEGSPRVMLAGHCDQIGLIVTHIDDDGFVYFRRIGGLDPAACVSQRVVIQGREGPVPGVVGRKAIHLQDASDRNKAPKLEDLWVDIGAKDRKDAEQRVRVGDPGVFVQPFELLPNERAVSMAFDNKMAVWLVAETLRLLSQKKHSAAVYGVATVQEEIGSIGARTSAFRVEPDLALVIDVGHATDHPGLDKKKEGDFRLGAGPILSRGANVNPRVFAMLEETAARHKIPYQTEGIGGRSATDADPIQYSRAGVAVGLIHVPLRYMHTPCELISLEDLTNTAKLLAAFVQELKPGTSFIPE, from the coding sequence TTGAGAGGCAAATCTCTTGACTTCCTGAAACAGCTGGTTGAGACTCCCAGTCCCTCCGGTTTCGAGCAGGCCGCGCAGCGCTTGTTCCGTCAGTATGTAGCTCCTTTCGCAGACGCTGTGGAGACTGACGTGCTCGGGAACGCCATCGCCGCACGCAACCCCGAAGGTTCACCCAGGGTGATGCTGGCGGGCCACTGTGACCAGATCGGCCTGATCGTCACCCACATTGATGACGACGGCTTCGTGTATTTCCGGCGGATCGGCGGGCTGGACCCGGCGGCGTGCGTGTCCCAGCGGGTCGTCATCCAGGGACGCGAAGGGCCGGTTCCCGGCGTTGTCGGGCGCAAAGCCATCCATTTGCAGGACGCATCGGACCGCAACAAGGCCCCGAAGCTGGAAGATCTCTGGGTGGACATCGGCGCAAAGGATCGCAAAGACGCGGAGCAGCGCGTGCGGGTGGGCGATCCGGGAGTGTTTGTGCAACCCTTCGAACTCCTTCCAAACGAGCGCGCGGTCAGCATGGCGTTCGACAACAAAATGGCGGTGTGGCTGGTGGCGGAGACACTCCGGCTGCTTTCCCAGAAAAAGCACTCTGCGGCAGTGTATGGCGTTGCGACGGTACAGGAGGAGATCGGCTCCATCGGCGCGCGCACCAGCGCCTTTCGCGTTGAGCCGGACCTGGCGCTGGTGATTGACGTGGGACACGCCACGGATCATCCCGGGCTGGACAAGAAAAAGGAAGGCGACTTCCGCCTGGGAGCCGGCCCCATCCTCTCTCGCGGAGCCAATGTGAACCCGCGCGTGTTCGCAATGCTCGAAGAAACCGCCGCTAGACACAAGATCCCTTACCAGACCGAAGGCATCGGCGGGCGGTCGGCCACCGACGCCGACCCCATCCAGTATTCCAGAGCTGGAGTGGCGGTGGGACTGATCCACGTGCCGTTGCGCTATATGCATACTCCGTGCGAGCTGATCAGCCTGGAGGATCTCACCAACACGGCAAAGCTGTTAGCTGCTTTTGTACAGGAGTTGAAGCCGGGCACAAGTTTCATTCCGGAATAA
- a CDS encoding multidrug MFS transporter codes for MKASEIALGAESRPVYETAKRVFDVIGASILLVLSALPAMIIAILIKLDDEGPVLFKQTRVGRFGKLFTIYKFRTMIADAEKMQRELEKYNEAGGAYFKMKNDPRVTRVGRILRKLSLDEIPQFINVLTGDMSLVGPRPLPVTGYENEDWYIRKVSVPPGMTGLWQISGRSDLTGEQAAELDLEYVRRRSFLFDLKILLLTIPAVLRRKGAA; via the coding sequence TTGAAGGCTTCAGAGATAGCTCTGGGTGCGGAGTCGCGCCCGGTGTACGAGACTGCAAAGCGGGTGTTCGACGTCATCGGTGCGTCAATCCTGCTTGTGCTGTCTGCCCTCCCGGCGATGATCATCGCCATCCTCATCAAGCTGGATGACGAAGGTCCTGTCTTGTTCAAACAGACCCGTGTCGGCCGCTTCGGAAAGCTTTTCACCATATACAAGTTCCGAACGATGATCGCGGATGCCGAAAAGATGCAGCGGGAGCTGGAGAAATACAACGAGGCGGGTGGCGCCTATTTCAAGATGAAAAACGATCCGCGCGTCACGAGGGTTGGCAGGATCCTGCGCAAGCTCAGCCTGGACGAGATCCCCCAGTTCATCAACGTTCTGACGGGTGACATGAGTCTGGTTGGTCCTAGACCGCTTCCCGTGACCGGCTACGAGAACGAAGACTGGTATATCCGCAAAGTGAGCGTCCCCCCGGGGATGACCGGGCTGTGGCAGATCAGCGGGCGTTCCGATCTGACTGGCGAGCAGGCGGCAGAGCTGGATCTGGAGTATGTCCGCCGGAGAAGCTTCCTATTCGATCTCAAGATCCTTTTGCTGACGATCCCAGCGGTGCTGCGGCGAAAGGGCGCGGCCTGA
- the udk gene encoding uridine kinase codes for MVVCVGVAGGSGSGKSTLVARLAERFREVGVCIVRQDDYYLDRSDLTVEERAALNYDHPDAVESALLVEHVRLLKAGQRVSCPRYDFATHSRVGQRPLEPGRLTIVEGILVLCWPTLRDLMDVRVFVDAPMELRLKRRIKRDVRERGRTEESVRRQFSETVQPMHEEFVEPGRQYAGWLIPGDRPWGREVEDLERHIATLLERAGSSCSV; via the coding sequence GTGGTCGTGTGTGTCGGTGTTGCGGGAGGCAGCGGATCCGGGAAGAGCACGCTCGTCGCCCGCTTGGCGGAGCGGTTCCGTGAGGTAGGAGTCTGCATCGTCCGGCAGGACGACTACTACCTTGACAGGTCCGATCTCACAGTGGAGGAGCGTGCTGCTCTGAACTACGACCACCCGGATGCGGTGGAGTCCGCCTTGCTGGTGGAACACGTCCGGTTGCTGAAGGCCGGGCAGAGAGTGAGTTGTCCGCGATACGATTTCGCTACGCACTCCCGGGTGGGTCAACGGCCTCTGGAGCCGGGGCGTCTAACGATCGTGGAAGGCATCCTGGTGCTTTGCTGGCCCACGCTCCGCGATCTGATGGATGTCCGGGTCTTTGTGGATGCACCTATGGAGCTCCGGCTAAAGAGGCGCATCAAGAGGGATGTCCGGGAGAGGGGACGGACGGAGGAAAGCGTGCGCCGCCAGTTCAGCGAGACGGTGCAGCCGATGCATGAAGAGTTCGTCGAGCCCGGCCGACAATATGCCGGATGGTTGATTCCGGGCGACCGCCCGTGGGGCCGGGAGGTGGAGGACCTGGAGCGGCATATCGCGACGCTGCTTGAGCGTGCGGGATCCAGTTGTTCAGTCTGA
- the gmhA gene encoding phosphoheptose isomerase, whose amino-acid sequence MGMAELVRERFAESIAVKEEASRTLAIEIAQAVAEIVCCFRDGGKVLIAGNGGSAADAQHIAAEFVGRFKMERRALPAIALTTNTSILTAIGNDYEYDMVFSRQAEALVQPGDVFIGISTSGNAESVIRAVEAARAKGAFAIGMTGRDGGRLAQCVDIALKVPSDDTPRIQETHITIAHVICELVESEMFAHAEV is encoded by the coding sequence ATGGGGATGGCGGAACTGGTTAGGGAACGCTTCGCCGAGAGCATTGCCGTAAAGGAAGAAGCATCTCGCACCCTGGCGATCGAGATCGCCCAGGCGGTGGCGGAGATTGTGTGCTGCTTCCGGGATGGCGGCAAGGTGTTGATCGCGGGCAACGGTGGCAGTGCGGCCGATGCTCAGCACATCGCGGCAGAGTTCGTCGGCCGCTTCAAGATGGAGCGCAGAGCCCTTCCCGCCATCGCCCTGACCACCAACACATCCATTCTGACCGCCATCGGCAACGATTACGAATATGATATGGTTTTCTCCCGCCAGGCGGAGGCTTTGGTGCAACCGGGCGATGTGTTCATCGGCATCTCCACCAGCGGCAATGCTGAGTCCGTGATTCGGGCCGTGGAGGCGGCGCGCGCCAAAGGCGCGTTCGCCATTGGAATGACCGGGCGGGACGGGGGCCGGCTGGCGCAGTGTGTGGACATCGCCCTCAAAGTGCCCTCGGATGACACGCCCCGCATCCAGGAGACGCATATCACAATCGCCCACGTCATCTGCGAACTCGTGGAGAGCGAAATGTTCGCCCACGCGGAGGTTTGA
- a CDS encoding glycosyl transferase family 2 — protein MPPSSAELQTEPNPASAADTSAVRTISAVICTRNRGQRLSLALESLANQTGIDHSRAEVIVVDNSSTDDTRQVAESFRPRMPFHYVIVEEPEVGLGNARSKGLSTAAGDVVAFLDDDAIASAMWLAAHLAAYSFAEQVGGVMGRIVPEWEAERPEWLDSSLEPFLTIVDHGGEPFLLEREDLTPVGANMSFLRSAAREAGGFNPNFGFGGRLGIPHDETELVHRLVQRGWRFVYWPDACVRHAVSAERLTWKWLSQRLIRQGRGDFYLDFQRAGVGVVLRRFLLSALLRGPALGLIAIFDYSVGNRARAARRGGAALECAGYALGVVNAATARFARGERHGCV, from the coding sequence ATGCCCCCCTCGAGTGCAGAACTGCAAACCGAGCCGAACCCGGCAAGTGCGGCGGATACGTCGGCTGTGCGGACCATTTCCGCCGTCATCTGCACGCGAAACCGGGGGCAGCGTTTGTCCCTTGCGCTGGAAAGCCTGGCCAATCAGACAGGAATAGACCACTCGCGTGCCGAGGTGATCGTCGTTGACAACAGCTCCACCGATGATACGCGCCAGGTAGCCGAATCCTTCCGCCCGCGGATGCCTTTTCATTATGTCATTGTTGAGGAGCCCGAAGTTGGGCTAGGGAACGCACGGAGCAAAGGACTGAGCACGGCTGCCGGAGATGTTGTGGCGTTCTTGGACGATGATGCAATCGCATCGGCGATGTGGCTGGCTGCGCATCTCGCTGCATACTCCTTCGCCGAGCAAGTAGGCGGGGTGATGGGGAGGATCGTACCAGAGTGGGAGGCTGAACGACCGGAGTGGCTGGATTCCAGCTTAGAGCCGTTTTTGACGATCGTTGACCACGGCGGGGAGCCGTTTCTCCTGGAACGTGAGGATCTGACACCTGTCGGCGCAAATATGTCCTTTCTGCGGTCGGCAGCCAGGGAAGCCGGCGGGTTTAATCCCAATTTTGGCTTTGGCGGAAGACTTGGGATTCCACACGACGAGACGGAACTGGTGCATCGGCTAGTTCAGCGTGGATGGCGGTTCGTGTATTGGCCAGACGCCTGTGTACGGCACGCGGTTTCCGCTGAGCGGCTGACGTGGAAGTGGCTTAGCCAGCGCTTAATCAGGCAAGGACGAGGGGACTTTTATCTCGACTTCCAGCGCGCAGGCGTTGGAGTAGTTTTGCGGCGTTTCCTTTTGAGTGCCTTACTGAGAGGTCCGGCACTCGGACTGATTGCGATTTTTGACTATTCGGTTGGCAACAGGGCGCGAGCTGCGCGGCGGGGCGGGGCCGCCTTGGAGTGCGCGGGGTATGCTCTGGGGGTGGTGAACGCCGCCACGGCGAGATTCGCTAGAGGGGAGCGACACGGATGCGTCTGA
- a CDS encoding alpha-L-arabinofuranosidase, with protein MTPLRVAVWKQVFCPAPQWFFSALNLIALEASVAAAIVVDATSPGVPAGRFLGGSAIVWQVQGNGLLDISQPVRVFRPEALSRTSALGLSLLRFGDGSFEQYYWRDGVGPSRPGRIRPGAHWPSKNEVGIIEAWQFARSVGAELVMVVPLRETLDRDALDAPDGAQLAANLVEFCNGRSPGLTYGEQQGWRPSTYVGEDVRPGGSPLSGKKEFKVEGSYLAGEKAPDGYFAWLREYFGHPEPLNIRFWEVGNETYWAYFDGKPWASPAKYRELFVKFVDAMKQKDPSILVGAQGLTHHILASGTPERYREGWIWSEGVFGKPPDYSEAYQKADFIILHEYVGPQAASEDSEAEYRALFADVVAMEERFRAYQSRYPKPIFITEYNVQYGVFVGSDPQYRKHQHRLKSALAVARMQNAFLRTGITAACYFHLLEIASGPGGWTGYPTFRLIYDDIDRDTGVRRKGVTVPYYALQLYNARTPGRYILPVSVSDAEYLDVVALRSPAKTLSLMVVNFSSNRDITAQVTLNGFSPAAQASVSTLNSPDGMEGCVYVDPSRAGITTRDIVIEGSTFTYTFPAHSLTVIDLEPQAPAPPNSELPPPPDPEPEPHNPNPAGIEVQVTANNPSPLPGDTVTFTSVCRNLGNTTVEQTSVTFLVPDGMEIITGSITPAGVYSPITRKVEWTVTGLKPGQSRQLKCSAKVR; from the coding sequence ATGACACCACTACGGGTTGCAGTTTGGAAACAGGTCTTCTGTCCGGCGCCCCAATGGTTTTTTAGCGCGCTCAACCTCATTGCGCTGGAGGCCTCGGTTGCGGCGGCCATCGTCGTTGATGCCACGAGCCCGGGTGTCCCGGCAGGCCGATTTCTTGGCGGCTCCGCTATAGTCTGGCAGGTGCAGGGTAATGGCTTGCTGGACATCTCTCAACCGGTGCGCGTGTTCCGCCCTGAAGCCCTTTCCCGCACTTCAGCCTTGGGACTCTCGCTTCTTCGCTTCGGGGATGGCTCCTTCGAGCAGTACTATTGGCGGGATGGGGTGGGGCCGTCAAGGCCTGGCAGGATACGCCCCGGAGCGCACTGGCCCTCTAAGAACGAGGTCGGGATCATCGAGGCCTGGCAGTTTGCCCGGAGCGTGGGGGCGGAGCTGGTGATGGTGGTCCCGTTGCGGGAGACTCTCGACCGCGACGCCCTGGATGCTCCGGACGGAGCGCAACTGGCGGCCAACCTGGTTGAGTTTTGCAACGGGAGAAGTCCCGGCCTCACCTATGGTGAGCAGCAGGGTTGGCGTCCCTCAACTTATGTCGGCGAGGATGTCCGGCCGGGCGGCAGTCCGCTGTCCGGGAAAAAGGAGTTCAAGGTCGAGGGTTCTTACCTGGCGGGAGAGAAAGCCCCGGACGGCTACTTTGCCTGGCTAAGGGAGTATTTCGGGCATCCAGAGCCCCTCAACATCCGCTTCTGGGAGGTGGGCAACGAGACCTACTGGGCCTATTTCGACGGCAAACCGTGGGCGAGCCCGGCAAAATATCGAGAACTTTTCGTGAAGTTCGTCGACGCAATGAAGCAGAAGGACCCGAGCATTCTTGTCGGGGCCCAGGGGTTGACCCATCACATTCTGGCATCTGGTACTCCCGAAAGATACCGCGAAGGCTGGATATGGTCAGAGGGTGTGTTCGGAAAGCCTCCCGACTACTCCGAGGCCTACCAGAAGGCTGACTTCATTATCTTGCATGAGTATGTAGGCCCCCAGGCAGCCTCCGAGGATTCGGAAGCCGAGTATCGCGCCCTATTCGCTGATGTCGTTGCAATGGAGGAAAGGTTCCGGGCTTACCAGAGCCGCTACCCGAAACCCATTTTCATTACTGAATACAATGTCCAGTACGGGGTGTTTGTGGGCTCAGACCCGCAATACCGCAAGCATCAGCACAGACTGAAGTCGGCCCTGGCCGTCGCGCGAATGCAGAACGCATTCCTGCGAACGGGCATAACCGCGGCCTGCTACTTCCATCTCCTTGAGATAGCTTCAGGGCCTGGAGGATGGACCGGGTACCCGACTTTCCGGTTGATCTACGACGACATCGACAGAGATACGGGGGTGCGACGAAAGGGGGTCACTGTCCCCTACTATGCCTTGCAGCTCTACAATGCCCGCACTCCAGGCCGGTACATCCTGCCCGTATCAGTCAGCGATGCCGAATATCTGGACGTAGTTGCCTTACGGAGTCCCGCCAAGACACTCAGCCTGATGGTGGTCAACTTCTCCTCCAACCGTGATATTACGGCACAGGTGACGCTCAACGGTTTCTCGCCGGCTGCCCAGGCCAGTGTTTCTACTCTGAACAGCCCGGACGGCATGGAGGGGTGTGTTTACGTCGATCCCTCGCGGGCCGGAATCACGACGCGGGATATTGTGATTGAAGGGAGCACTTTCACTTATACCTTCCCCGCCCATTCCCTAACCGTTATTGACCTGGAACCGCAGGCACCGGCTCCTCCTAATTCCGAGCTTCCGCCGCCTCCCGATCCCGAGCCCGAGCCCCACAATCCAAATCCGGCGGGAATCGAAGTGCAGGTGACGGCAAACAATCCTTCTCCTCTTCCGGGAGATACAGTGACCTTCACAAGCGTCTGCCGGAATCTGGGCAATACGACCGTGGAGCAGACCAGCGTCACTTTCCTAGTCCCCGACGGGATGGAAATCATAACCGGGAGCATCACACCTGCGGGTGTTTATTCACCCATCACGCGGAAAGTTGAGTGGACGGTAACAGGCCTGAAGCCCGGTCAGAGCCGACAACTCAAGTGCAGCGCCAAGGTCAGGTGA
- a CDS encoding glycosyl transferase family 1, whose translation MGVKVGAEGYNGGWETVVSPWPEISRKRDWNNCSMRVLFALPHCPMPPNSGGKLLTLQAIEALSSKHELAFVVLKGPDLSEDVAGLHRFGDVTAVAAPHRRSVLHRVGFRAGYSLAALATGTPLHAYYGCPAPFWRAVQRKAEEWRPEVVHYDFWYSALRDLGSPSYRRLLLEQDVEFVRRLREAELASSARKWWLNKVASSVRRAESRVLRQVDCVMAVTPRDARVAAEVGARKVVVFPVAIDTEDRCPPSREPDAPNILFVGSFVHTPNVDGILWFAREVLPRVLSVHPSARLTIVGADPPQPVRELAQGTDRILVTGWVTDVSPYYASARVVIAPLRFGSGIKLKVLEAMSFGRPVVTTSVGAEGMDVMPGENIFVQDTPEGFAEAICVVLAYPEHARAVGLAGRALVEQQYSKEAARRKILHIYEQEADASLQTAGNC comes from the coding sequence GTGGGTGTCAAAGTGGGGGCGGAAGGCTACAATGGAGGATGGGAGACTGTTGTGTCCCCTTGGCCGGAAATATCCCGCAAGCGGGACTGGAACAACTGCTCGATGCGAGTACTTTTTGCCCTTCCGCACTGCCCGATGCCGCCGAACTCGGGCGGCAAACTGCTGACCCTCCAGGCTATTGAGGCGCTGAGCAGCAAACACGAGTTGGCGTTTGTGGTGCTCAAGGGACCGGACCTGTCGGAGGATGTTGCGGGTCTCCATCGGTTTGGCGATGTCACTGCCGTGGCCGCTCCCCATCGGAGGAGTGTTCTGCACCGGGTGGGATTTCGGGCCGGCTACTCGCTGGCGGCGCTGGCAACCGGAACTCCTCTGCATGCCTACTATGGCTGTCCAGCTCCTTTCTGGCGCGCGGTGCAACGAAAAGCAGAGGAGTGGCGCCCTGAAGTGGTGCACTACGACTTCTGGTACAGCGCCCTACGCGATCTGGGGAGCCCTTCATACCGTCGTTTGTTACTCGAGCAGGATGTCGAGTTCGTCCGGCGGTTGCGAGAGGCAGAGCTTGCCTCTTCCGCCCGAAAGTGGTGGCTCAACAAGGTGGCCAGCTCCGTACGCAGAGCCGAAAGCAGAGTGCTGCGGCAGGTAGATTGCGTCATGGCGGTGACGCCCCGGGATGCGCGGGTGGCTGCGGAGGTCGGGGCGCGAAAGGTCGTCGTTTTTCCGGTCGCCATAGATACGGAAGACAGATGCCCTCCTTCGCGCGAGCCGGATGCCCCAAACATCCTGTTCGTCGGTTCGTTTGTTCACACTCCGAATGTGGACGGCATTCTCTGGTTTGCAAGGGAGGTCCTTCCTCGCGTGCTGAGCGTGCACCCCTCTGCCAGACTCACAATAGTCGGCGCAGACCCGCCTCAGCCGGTCCGCGAACTGGCTCAGGGAACAGATCGCATACTGGTGACAGGTTGGGTTACGGACGTTTCGCCCTACTATGCCTCCGCGAGAGTGGTGATAGCTCCGCTTCGGTTCGGCAGTGGAATCAAGTTGAAGGTCCTGGAGGCGATGTCATTCGGCCGTCCGGTGGTCACGACCAGCGTGGGAGCCGAGGGGATGGACGTGATGCCGGGAGAGAATATATTCGTGCAGGACACGCCGGAGGGTTTCGCGGAAGCAATCTGTGTCGTGCTGGCATATCCGGAGCACGCTCGCGCTGTGGGCCTGGCGGGTAGAGCTCTCGTGGAGCAGCAATACAGTAAGGAAGCGGCCCGGCGAAAGATTCTGCACATCTATGAACAAGAAGCTGATGCATCCCTGCAGACCGCCGGCAACTGCTGA